ATCGGCGTGGTGAAGCGGTTCCTGAACCGTTTCGGGCTGGAACGGGGCAAGGTCTGGCCGTGGCGGTACTCGGCGGTGATCGCCTGGGCCGGGATGCGCGGCGTGGTCACCCTCGCCGCGGCGTTCGTCCTGCCCGCGGACACCCCGCAGCGCGCGGTACTGGTGCTGGCCGCGTTCACCGTGGTAGCCGGGACGCTGGTGGTGCAGGGCATGACGCTGCCGCCGTTGATCCGGCGGCTGCGGCTGCCCCGTCCGGATCCGGCGGAAGACGCGCTGCAGGAAGCCGCGGTGCTGCACGACATGACCCGCGTCGCGCTCGTCAAGCTGGAGGAGCTGCGCCGCCCGGAGGATCCGCCGGAGGTGATCGAGCGGCTGCGCGACCGGCTGCAAGACCGGTCCGACGCCGCGTGGGAGCAGCTCGGCCGGCAGAGCACACTCGCCGAAACGCCGAGCGACGCCTACCGTCGGCTCCGGGTTCAGCTGCTCGACGCCGAGCGCGAGCAGTTCCTGAAAGCGCGCGACGCGGGAACCGCGGACGACCTGGTCTTGCGCCGCGTGCTGGCCCGGCTCGACATCGAAGAATCCATGCTCGACCGCGACGAGGAGGAACCGCCGATGGAAGGCCGTGAGCTCAGCACCCCCGCCGCCACCGCCGGATCGTGCAAGCACCTCAGCCACGAATGGCCGGAGCGCGCACCCAGCTCCCCGGATTCCTGCGCCGAGTGCATCAAGGCCGGGACCACCTGGGTGCACCTGCGGATGTGCCTCAAGTGCGGGAATGTGGCCTGCTGCGACTCTTCGCCCGCCAAGCACGCGTCGCAGCATTTTCACGACACGCTGCACCCGGTGATGCGCAGCTTCGAACCGGGCGAGACCTGGCGGTGGTGCTTCGTGGACAAGCAACTCGGCTGAGCAAGCAGGTTAGGGTCGGGTCATGAGCACCCCCGAGCAGGAAATCGAGTACCGCCAGCACCGCTTCCGCCCGCCGGCCGGCGCCACCGAGATTTTCCTGGTGCGCCACGGCGAATCGATGCCGCAACGGGTCAGCGAGCCGTTCGACCTCGTCAACGGCCAGGCCGACCCCGACCTCGCCCCGGAAGGCCGCGAGCACGCCGCGCGCGTCGGCGAGCGGCTGATGTCGGAACGGATCGACGCGCTCTACGTGACCACGCTGCGCCGCACCGTGCAGACCGCCGCGCCGCTCGCGGAGAAGCTCGGCCTCACTCCGGCGGTCGAGCCTGGCCTGCGCGAGATCCACCTCGGCGAATGGGAGAACGGGCTATTCCGCAAGAACAGCGCCGACGGGCACCCGCTGATCGAGCGGCTGTGGACCGAGCAGCGGTGGAGCGTGCTGCCCGGGGCGGAGGACGACGAAGCGTTCGGCGAGCGGATCCGCGCCGCGCTGACCCGGATCGCCGAAGCGCACCCGGACCAGCGGGTGGCGGTGTTCACCCACGGCGGCGTGATCGGCGAGGTGTTCGCGCAGGCCAGCGCCACGCCCGAGCGGTTCGCGTTCCTCGGCGCGGACAACGGATCGGTGTCGCACCTGGTGATCCACGGCGGCAGGTGGATCATCCGCCGGTTCAACGACACGTCTCACCTGGCCATGCCGCTCGGCTGAGGCCGCGGCTCGGCGCGGCGGATCGCCCCCGCCGCGACGAGCTGCACCGTCACCAGCACCGCGACCGATTCGGCGGCCAGCAGGCTGATCAGCACCAGTACCTGGGTAGTGCCCGCCTGCACCGGGCCCGCGCCGCCGAGCAGCACGCCGACATAAGCGCCCGGCAGCGTCACCAGGCCGACGGTGCGGGTCTGATCGAGCGCCGGGATCAGCGCGTGGCCGGCGGACGGACGGCAGATCTCCAGCGCGGCTTGCCGGGGCAGGAAGCCGAGGGCCAACGCGGCCTCGTACTCGCCGTGCCGCAGCTTGAGCTCGTCCAGCGCGCGACGGGCGGCTTGCGAAGTGGCGGTCATCGAACCGCCGATCACGATGCCGGCGACCGGGACGACGGCGATCGGCTTCGGCGGGACAACCCCGGCGCCGAGCACCAAAGCGAGCACCGGGACCACGCCAGCCGCCAGCGCGAGCGCGACCCAGGCCAGCTGGCGGCGAGCGCCGATCCGACCGGCCGAGGTGACCGCTGCGATGGAGAACATGGCGAGGACGAACAGCCCGGTCAGCCAGTCCGACCGCAGGATGACCGTGATGATCAACGAGACCAGGGCGAGCTGAGCCACCGCCCGCACCGCCGCGACGAGCACTGCCCGGCCCTGGCCCAGCTGGCCGAACCGGACCACCGCCGAGCCCGCGAGCGCCAGCACCGCGAGCACCGCGATGAGGGCGGGGCCGAACCCGATCGCACCGTTCACGACGGTGATCCTGCCGCAGATCCGGCTCTCGCGAGCGCAGCAGCCGCCCTGGCGCGCCCCGGCGCGCTCGCCCCGGGCCAGGGTTCTTCGCTGCATAACCCTGCTCGGGGACTGTCCGTGAAGGGCCCCTTGAGGGACTTGGATTCCGTGAAGGGCCCCCTGAGGGACTCGGATTCCGCGAAGCACCCCCGATGGACTCGGGTTCCGTGAAGCGCCCTGACGGATTTGGGCACAGGCTTCAGCTCCGTCAAGGACCCCATCCCAGATCGAGGTTCCGTGCGAGCCCTCCCGGGCTTCGCCGGGAAAGCGGACCGGCGGTTCCGCGAAGGAGCAGCCTCAGGCGGTGCAGCTGAGCTGGCGGCCGTCCCCGGCCACGGCTTTCTCCGCGACGACGCGCCCGTCGACCCGGATCCGGCATGCCAGCGACCCGGTGCTCTGCGCGACCAGGCTGGTGAACACCGCCTGTCCGGCGGGCACGGACCGCTGCACGGTCGCAGACCAGGGCAGGTGCACTTCGACCTGCTGCTCGAGGTCTCCGCCCTCGGCGACGTAAGTGAGGTTGTGCGCGACATCGTCGCCGGTCAGCTCGTAGACGACGGTCCGGGTGATCTCGTGGACGACCGCCGGTTCGACGGGTGCCGCGGCGGGCGGAGCGGCGCGGCCGGGCGCGGTCTTGGGCATGACGTACCAAGCGACCGTGACCGCCACGGCGATGACGCCGACCACGACCACGACGCTGCCGAGCGGCCGCAGCCGGCCCGGTTCCCCCCGGGCCGTCGTGGACCGGGTCGCGCCAGGAACACCCATGGAGAGGTCTTCTCTTCTCGAGCGCACTTCCCGCGAGTGCGACGTCTGGTTCTTCGCCAGGCGATCACACGGTGTTAGCCAGTTCGGAAAAAACAACCGGTTTTCACCCTGTCGGGGGTAATGCGAGGTCGCACGGCAGTACGGCCAGCACAGACGATGCCGATCACGCCGGCGTTCCCGCCGCAACACCGAAGGCGATCAGTCGACCAGGCCCGCTTCGGACAGCATCCGCAGCACCCGCTGCCCGGCCGGCGGGCACGCTCCGGCGTCCTCGGCGCGCAGCCAGGCGGCCTCGGCGATCTCGGCCGCCGGCTCCGGTTCGCCGGTGTGGTCGGCGGTGTAACAGGTCATCCGCACCCGGCGGCCGTCGGCGAATCCGTCCGCCTGCTCGTCGAGCAACGCGAAGAACCGGAAGCTCAGCGGGTCCAGCGCCACGCCGAGCTCCTCCCGGATCTCCCGGCACAGTCCCGCGACGTCGCCCTCGCCGGGTTCGCGTTTGCCTCCGGGGAGGTAGAACTTGGTCTTGCCGGTGGTCCGGACGGACAGCAGCCGACGGTCGCGGACGTGGACCCAGGCCAGTGCGTCGATCGGGGTCATGGGACGCATTCTGTCGTACCCGGGGGGCATGATTCCGGGGTGTACCGCGAAAGCCCGCCGCCCGCCGCGCTGCCCGCTGCCGTGCGCCGTCTCGTGCGTTGCGGCTGGGAGTCGGTGGAGGCCGGCCCGAAACGCATCGTCCCGGACGGCTGCGTGGACCTCGTCGCCGGCGGCGGCGAGGTGTTCGTCGCCGGACCGGACACGACCGCCTGGACGTCGGTGTTCCCGCCCGGCGCCCCGGTGCGCGGGCTGCGGTTCCGCCCGGGTGCGGCGGCCGCGGCGCTCGGAGTGGGCGCGGACGAGTTGCGCGACAGCCGCGTCCCGTTGGGACGGCTGTGGAACCGCCGCGGGGAGGCGTTGGCGGACCGGATCCTGAGCGGGGCCGATCCGGGCGCGGAGCTGGCTGCGGTCTTGGCTGAGGAGGTCGTGTCCGCGCAGCGGTTGCCGGACGCGGAGGATCCGGTGGTGGCGCGGATGCTGGCGCAGCTTTCCGCGACGGGTCGTCCGGGCCGGGAACAGCTCGCGCCGGCCGGACGGAGCGAGAGGCAGGTGCGCCGCCGGTTCACCTTGGCCGTCGGCTACGGGCCGGCCGTCTACCGCCGCGTGCTGCGATTTCAACGAGCCGTCGCGCTCGCACCTGCCGCACCGAGTCTGGCCGAACTGGCCGTCGCAGCCGGATACGCCGACCAGCCGCACCTCTCCCGCGAATGCCGCGCGCTCACCGGGCTTACGCCGGGCGCTTATTTCGCGCTGCGGTCGGGCGTCTCCCGCCGCCCAGTCCGGCCGACGCGCCGCGCCCCTTGGCCGAGGCTTGTCACTCTGCCGCCAACTCCTGTTGCCGCGCAAGAAAATGCGCGGTATCCGCGGTAGCCGGGTACAACGCCCGGTAATGTGCGTAGAACTCGTCGTACCTATCCGCCCGCGCCGGGTCCGGCGGCACCGTCTCCGCGACCGGGTTCCACGTCTCGATGTCCGGCTCCAGCCCGACCGCAACCGCCGCCAGGAACGCGTCGCCGAAGCACGCGCCGATCGTCTCCGTCGGCAGCACCTGCGGCATCCGGGTCACATCGCTCACAATGCCGGTCCACACGCGGCCCTGCGTGCCCCCGCCGACCGCGACCAGCCGCCGCACCGAAGGGCCCATCGAGGAAAGGTTGTGCCGCACCCCGTAAGCCGTTCCTTCCAGCGCCGCGCGGTACAGCTCCGCCCGGCCGTGCGCAGTCGTCAGCCCGGCGATCAACCCGCGCGCCGCCGGATCCGGCACCGGCGTCCGTTCGCCGGCGAAGTACGGCAGCATCAGCAGACCGCGGCTCCCGGCTGGCACCTTCGCGGCAGCGGCGGCGAGTTCGGCGAAATCGCCGTCGAAGAGGCCGCGCAGCCAGTCGGTGATCGCACCGGACGTCGCCATCCCGGCGGCCAGCGAGTAGCTGCCCGGGAACACCCCGCGCGTCGCCCACAGCCCGGGCGACCGCCGCGCCTCGGCGACCGCCTGGACCAGGAACATCGTGGTGCCGTACATGATCATCGTGTCGCCGGGTTCGCGCACGCCCGCGCTGGTCGCCTCGGCCCACGCGTCGACCGTCCCGCAGGTGACCGGAAGCCCGGCGGGCAGGCCGGTCTCCGCAGCCGCCGCCGCGGTGACCGTGCCGGCCACGTCGGTCGGCCAGGCCAGCCGCGGCAGGTCGATCCCCGGCGCGACGAGTGCCGCCCAGTCCCCGGCCCAGTCGCCGGTGCGCAGGTCGTACATCGGGTCGCACTGGCTGGCCGAATGGTGGTCGAGCACGTACTCGCCGGTCAGCCTCTGGACCAGATACGAGCTCGCCATCAGGAACTGCCGGGTTCGCGCGGCGACCTCCGGCTCGTGCCGGTACAGCCACCGCCACTTCGGGCCGACCGCCTGGCTGGACAGCGCGCTGCCGCATCGCTCCACAATGGACTCTTCGCCGAGTTCCGCGGTCAGCTCGGCGATCTCCGCGCTCGCCCGGGTGTCGATGCCGTACAGGATCGCCGGGCGCAGCGGCCGGCCGTCGGCGCCGGCGGGCAGCAGCACCGGCCCGATGCCGCTCACCGCCAGTCCGGCCGGAACCGCGCCGCCGGACAGCAGTTCGCGCACCAGCTCAGCGAACCCGGCCCACCAGACGGTCTCGGCGTCGTGCTCGAACCAGCCGGGGCGGGGACGGGAGGTGCTGTGCGGGCGGCTCGCGCGCGCCAGTACAGTGCCGTCCGCACCCACGAGGACGCCTTTGGAGCTGGACGTGCCGATATCGATGCCGAGCAACGGGCCCGGTCGCATCGCAGCACCCCCGGTACTCGGACGGTAAACGATTACCTGGGACGGTATTCTGAGGTCACCGGGGTGTCAATGAAGCAAGCCGAGGAGCCGCGATGGCCACGATCAGCGATGTCGCCGCCCGCGCGGGCGTCTCGACCGCGACCGTGTCGCGGACCCTGAACGGGAAGTCCACAGTGGACCCCGAGCTGGCCGCACGGGTGCTCGCCGCCGCCGAGGAGCTCGGCTACCAGCCGAACGGGCTGGCGCGGAACCTGCGCCGGCAGGAGACCGCGGTCCTCGCGCTGATCATCTCCGACGTCGAGAACCCGTTCTTCACCTCGATCGCGCGCGGCGTCGAGGACCTCGCCCAGATCTCCGGATACTCGGTCGTGCTGTGCAACTCGGACGAGAACGAGGACAAAGAGCGGCAGTACCTGGACGTCGCGCTCCAGGAACGCGTCGCCGGGGTGCTGCTTTCCCCCACCGGCCCGGCCACGAACGTGACGCGGCTGCAGCGTCTGGGCATCCCGGTCGTCGCGGTCGACCGGCCGTTGCCCGGCACCGGCGGGGACCAGGTCCTGGTCGACACCCGCCGGGCCGCCCGCGAGGCCGCCCGGCACCTGGTCGCGGCCGGCTACCGGCGGATCGCCTGCCTGACCGGCCCGGACGGCGTCCGCACCGCTGACGACCGGCTGGCCGGTTACCTCGACGCGATCGGCCGGAAGAACGCGCTCTACCGCCGCACCGAGTACCGCGCGGAAGGCGCCCGCCGCGCCGCCGGCGACCTGCTGGACCTGCCCGCTCCGCCGGACGCGCTGCTCGTCGCCAACAGCACGATGACGATCGGAGTGCTGGAAGCGCTCGCGAGCCGCGGCCTCCGTGCCGGCCGCGATGTCGGGATCGTGTCCTTCGACGACGCCCCGTGGACCACCTTGGTCGACCCGCCGCTGACGGTCGTCGCCCAGCCGGCGTACGAGATCGGCCGGGTGGCGGCGCAGCTGCTGCTGGCCCGGATCGCGGACAGCACCCGCGCGCCGGTAACGACGACGCTGGAGGCGCAGCTGATCGAACGGCAAAGCTCCCACCGCTGACCCGACCCGCAGGGCCGCGAAGGGCCGCTTGGGGGAATCTGATTCCGGCAAGGGGCCCTTCACGGACGGGCTCGCCAGAACTTCGTCCAGCCGCGGACCCGGCCTTGCCGCGCCGCCGCGTCCGTGCGGGCCGCGGAATCCGGGGTGGGAACGACGTGCCTGGCGGACCGACGAAGCCCGTCGATCCGCCAGGAACGCCCCACCCCCTGTCCCCCCAGCTTCCGCCGCGGAACGGCGGAGCGCGGGCCGCACAAGGGCGGGAAAACGATTACCAATTCGCAACGTAAAACCGGCGGCGCCGAGTGTCAAGAACACGAAAGCCTGGACAAGCCACCCGGTGCGGGGCAGACTGTCCGGAAATCGCCTACGCATCGTGTTGACTGCTGTGCGATAAGTGTCGATCTCTGGTGAATTCACCCACAAATCGGCGAGAAACCGCACGAACCCGCACATCCGCGCTAGTCTGGGCGCATGTCGATCGCGCTGGAGAACGTCCTCGCCAGAGCCGGGCTCAAGGCCGATGCGAACGAGTTCCTCACCCTGGTGGAGGACGCGGCCCGTCGGTTGTCCCCGCCCAACCCCGACCCGTCGCACTACTTCTCCCCAGACCAGCAAGCGGCGCTCTCCGACGTGGGCCTCGATCTGCGCCCGCGCGACGAGTCGGAGCCCGACTTCCGCGCGCGCACGGTCGCCGCGCACGCGGTGCTCGCCGATTCCGCGCTGTCGGTCGGCCAGGCCGCGGAGATGCTGAACGTCGACGACAGCCGGATCCGGCACCGGCTCAAGGAAGGCCGGCTCACCGGCTGGAAGGACCAGGGCTGGCGGCTGCCCGCGTGGCAGTTCAACGGCTCCGGCGTGCTGCCCGGTCTCGAGGTCGTGCTGCGCGCGGTGCCCGACGACCAGCCCGCGCTGGTGGTCGCCGCGTTCATGAACACCCCGCAGGCCGACCTGGTGATCAACGATCGCCCGGCCACGCCGCGGCAGTGGCTGCTCGCCGGCGGCGACCCGGAGCCGGTCGCCCGGCTGGTCGCCACGCTCGGCGAGCCGTTCTGACCAGACGGCGCCGAACCGCGACACTGAACGCCGGCGCCGAACCCTGGCACTGAATCTCAGCTCTGACCTTCGGCATCGAACCTCGGCGCGGCGCACCGCCGAGCCCACCGGCCGGGCAGGCCCGCCGCCCTGCCCCGCCGGAGCTGCCCCGACACAGGACGGACGACCTCCCCCGCATGGCCCGGCTCCCCTCGCCCCCGGCGCGGTCGGCTCTGGTCAAAGGGCTGGACCGCGATCACGACGTGGTCGCGGTCCAGCCCGAGACCCGGCTGGCCCGCATCTTCACCGCACACGGCAACCACCCGCAGCAGTGGAACACCTTCCGCTACACCGGCCCGCTCCCGCACGGCCGGTTCGACCAGCAGCATCCGGGCCGGGGCAGCGTCCCGGTCACCGACCCGGCGAACGGGGTGCTGTACTTCGGGCTCACCGTGCGCACCTGCGTCGCCGAGGTGTTCCAGACGACGTCCACAGTGGACCGGTCGACCCGCGGGCCGCGGCTGGTCGTGGTGCGCCCGACCCGGGTGCTGCGGCTGCTCGACCTGACCGGTCTGTGGCCGACCCGGGTCGGCGCGTCGCAGGAGATCTCCAGCGGGCCGAAGAAGACGACCCAGGCGTGGGCGCGCGCGATCCGCGGGGCGATGCCGGACCTCGACGGGCTGTGGTACCGCTCGTCGATGGACGCCGGCGAACCCTCGCTGTGCCTGTGGGACCCACCGGCCGGCGCGGCGCTGCCGATCGCCCCGGACGTCCTGCTTCCGCTGGACCATCCGGGGCTCGACGTGCCGCTCGGCCGGGTGTGCGAAGAGCTGAACTACACGCTGATCAGCTGAGGTGGCGCGACCACCAGTCCAGCACCGCCTCGAACCGCTGCACCCGGTGCCTCGGCTTGCCGGAACGGGTCAGCTCGTGCCCTTCGCCGGGGAACAGCAGGAACTCGGTCTCGACTCCGGCCGTGCGCAGCGCCACGAACTGCCGCTGAGCCTGCTCGAGCGGGCACCGCCAGTCCTGCTCGGAGTGCACGACGGCGAACGGGATCCGCACGTCCGCGGCGTAGGTCAGCGGGCTGCGCCGCCGCTGTTCCTCCTGGTCCGGGCCGACGTAGCCGTCGGTGAAGAAGTAGCCGATGTCGGAGCTGCCGGCGAAGGAGTCCCACGCGTTCACCGCGCGCTCGCTCCACGCCGCACGGAACCGGTCTGGGTGCTTCGCGGCGACCCAGCTGGTCATGAACCCGCCGTAGGAGCCGCCCATGATGCCGGTCCGCGAGGCGTCCAGGTCGGGCCGTTCCAGCGCCTTGTCCAGCAGCGCGAGCACGTCGTCGACGTCGACCGTGCCCAGGTGGTGCACCACCGACGTGCCGTGCGCCTGCCCGTATCCGGCCGAGCCGCGCGGGTTGCCGAGCACGACCGCGAACCCGGCCGACGCGTACACCTGCGCCTCGTCGAACACCGTCCATTCCTGCTGGGTGAACGGCCCGCCGTGCACCACCCGCAGGACCGGATGCGGGCCGTCGCCGTCGGGCAGCACGAGCCAGCCGTGCACCGGGTACCCGTCCGGCGCGGTCGTCTCCAGCTCCACCACCTCGCAGAGACCCTTGTCCCGCAACGGCTTGGAGTAGTCCGTCAGCGTGCGCGGACCGTCCGCCGACAGCACCGCCAGATCGCCCGCGGACTCCGGGCCGGCCACGACCGCGACGATCGTTTCGCCGTCCGCCGCGAACCCGTGCACCGCGGACTGGCCGGCGTGCAGCACGCGCAGGTCCGCCAGCACCGCGTTCTTCGCGGCAGCCGAGACCGCGCGCAGCTCCACCGCGCCCCGGTTGCGGACCGCGAACAGCAGCTCGTCGCCGCGCGGCACCGCCGGACCGGAGCCCGGCTCGATGTCGACGCTCTCCACGTCCGTCATCCGGCGCAGTTCCCCGCCGGGCGCTACCGCGTACAGACCGTTGTTCGACGCGACCACCACGCCGTCCTCGTGCGTGGTGCCGAAGAAGTAGAGCGTGCCGTCCGGGCCGTACGCCAGCTGTTCCGCCGAACCGGGGCACTGGGCCAGCACTTCGGGCGCCCCGCCGTCGACCGGAAACGCGACCAGGTCGTCCTCGAGCGTCTCCACCCGGTCGAAGTCCCGCGGCACGACCACGACGACCCGCTCGCCGTCCGGCGTCCAGACCGGCCCGTCGACGCTGTACTCGCGCGGCGTCACCGCGGCCGGCTCGCCCGGCTCCTGTGTGTCGAGCACGAACAGCCGCCGCGGCCGGTCGCGCAGGAACCCGACGTTGTCGATGCGGTAGTCGAACCTTGTGATCCGGCGCGGGGCCTCGCCGCCGGGCTCCGGCGCGCGGCCCTCCGCGTCCTCCACGCCGTAGCGGCCCGGCTCGGCTTCCCGCGCGGTGAACGCGATCCACCGCGAATCCGGGGCCCACACCGGCTCGCCCGCGCCGAGCGGCAGCGAGGTCAGCTGCCGGGATTCGCCGCCGCCGGCGGGCATCACGTGCACCTGCGAACTGCCTTCCGCGCCCTTGCCGTCGCCGGTGCGCAGGAAAGCGACCCAGCGTCCGTCCGGCGAAATCGCCGGCGCGGAGTCGCGCGGCCCGTGCGTCCACGGCGTCTCGCCGCCGGACAGCGAGATCCGGCGGATCGAGCTGCGGTACTTGTCGGCTTCCAGGTCGGGGCTGCTCACCGCGGCGAGCAGCAGGTCCCCGCACAGCGTGGGACGGCCGGGAACGGCGAGGACTTCGATGTCAGCAGGACGCATGCCGCCGACCGTACCCGATCTTTAGCAAGGCAAACGACCTCTTTTCCGGCTACTGGGCCCCGACCGCCCGCCGCTCGTCACGCTTGGCTTTGGCCAGGCTCAGCACAGTGGTCACGGTGAGCACCACGACGATGACGCCGAGGGACATCCAGTTGTTGATGTCCAGCCAGGCCGGCGCGACGTGGTACTCGTGCAGCGCGTGCACCACCAGCTTCGCGCCGATGAAGGCGAGGATCACCGCGAGGCCGTAGCTGAGGTAGACCAGCTTCGTGACCAGCCCGCCGAGCAGGAAGTACAGCTGGCGCAGACCCATCAGCGCGAACGCGTTGGCGGTGAAGACCAGGAACGCCTCCTGGGTGATGCCGAAGATCGCCGGGATCGAGTCGACGGCGAACAGCAGGTCGGCGGAGCCGATCGCGACGATGACCAGCAGCATCGGCGTGATCTTCCGCCGGCCGCCTTCCTTCACCAGGTACTTGTGGCCGCGGTAGTCGTCGGTGACCGGGAAGAGCTTGCGCACCCAGCGGGTCAGCGCGTTCTCGTGGTACTCCTCTTCCTCGCCGCCGCCGCGCAGCATGCTGATCGCGGTCCAGACGAGCACCGCGCCGAACACGAAGAACACCCAGACGAACTGGTTGATGAGCGCCGCACCGACCGCGATGAACACGCTCCGCATGGCCAGCGCGAGCAGGATGCCGACCAGCAGCACCCGGTGCTGGTGGATCGCCGGCACCTTGAACGAGGCCATGATGACCATGAAGATGAAGAGATTGTCGACGCTGAGCGAGTACTCGGTGATGTACCCGGTGAAAAACTGGACGCCGGGGTCGTGCCCGGCGAAGAACCACACGCCGGCGCCGAACAGGACGGCGCAGCCGATGTAGAAGATCACCCAGCGAGCCGCCTCGCCGGTCGTCACCTCGTGCGGCTTGTGGTCGACGATCACCAGGTCCACGGCGATCAGCGCGAGCAGTCCGCCGACTGTCGCGAGCCACAGCCACAGGGGCACGTTCATTTCAGGAACCTCCGGATAGTGCGTAGCAGCAACTAACCGGAGGTCTCTTCCGCCGTTTTACCGGCCGGCGATGCCGGGAACCGCCGCGATATCCCTCGCACCGGTCACGTGTTGACGACATCGCCGCGAAGGAATACTCCCCTCACAGCGTGTTCAGTCTGCCGGTTACCGGCTGCGAACGCCAGCCGAGGTTGCCCGCGTCACCGGACCGGCGGTGTCTTCTTCGTCACTCCGGGCGTCGGACGGGGACCAACACCGCGGGATCGCCATCAAATCCGTGTGAGCCCGGCTGTCCGTTCTCAGCAAAAGCCGAATAACGTCGCAGCGTGCCCCGAATTCCGCTCCCTCGCACCCGCGGCGCCCGGTTGACCGCGCTCATCGCCGTGGTGCTGGTCGCCGTCGCCGCGGTGACTGTCTGGGCGACCCGCGACCGCGGCCCCGCGCCGGTCCGGACGCAGGACGCGTTCGTCTCGATGCCCGCCGCCCCCGGTTCCGCCGACCAGGTCCGGATCGACACCACGACCTATTACCCCGAACGCACGCCCGCGCCCGCGGTGCTGCTCGCGCACGGCTTCGGCGGCGACAAGAAGAGCGTCGACCCGCAGGCCCGCGAACTCGCCCAGCGCGGCTTCGTGGTGCTGGCTTGGTCCGCGCGCGGGTTCGGGCACAGCACCGGCAAGATCGGACTGAACGACCCGGACCGCGAAGTCGCCGACGCCAGCCGGTTGATCGACCGGCTGATCGCGAGTCATGACGTCGCCACCGGCGCGGGAGGCGCGCCGGAGATCGGCGTGACCGGCGCGTCCTACGGCGGTTCGCTTTCGCTGCTGCTCGCCGGCACCGATCACCGGGTGCGCGCGCTCGCGCCGGTGATCACCTACAACGATCTGGGGCAAGCGCTCGTCCCCAACGCCGCCGCGGCGAACGGCCCGTCGGCGACGACTCCGGCGGCCGGCGCCTTCGCGCCGGACGGCGTCTTCAAGAAGAGCTGGGCGGGCATCTTCTTCTCCGCCGGCTCGGGTGCGGCCACAGCCGGCACGCCCTCCGCTGAGGCGCCCGAAGCTGGGCAGGCGACCAACGACAACGGCGGCACCGCGGGCAACGGGGGCAACGGCGGCACCGGGGGCGGCACCACCCCGCAGATCGCCGCGCCGCCTGCCGGCGCCCGGGTGCCCACGGCCGATCCGTGCGGCCGGTTCACCGCCGAGGTTTGCCAGGCGTACACGGAATTGGCGACCACCGGCAAGGCCAGCCCGGCGACCCTCGCACTGCTGCACCGCGTCTCCCCCTCTTCGGTGACCGGCAAGATCACCGCGCCGACGCTGCTCGTCCAGGGCGAGAGCGACACGCTGTTCGGCCTCGACCAGTCCGACGCGACCGCTCGGCAGATCACCGCGGCCGGCGGCTCGGTGCGCACGATCTGGTACACCGGCGGCCACGACGGCGGCACTCCCGGACCTCAGCTGCGCGCGAAGATCGGCGACTTCCTGTGGTCCTCGCTGACCGGACAGGGCGATCCCGGGCACGGATTCAGC
This sequence is a window from Amycolatopsis benzoatilytica AK 16/65. Protein-coding genes within it:
- a CDS encoding histidine phosphatase family protein, which gives rise to MSTPEQEIEYRQHRFRPPAGATEIFLVRHGESMPQRVSEPFDLVNGQADPDLAPEGREHAARVGERLMSERIDALYVTTLRRTVQTAAPLAEKLGLTPAVEPGLREIHLGEWENGLFRKNSADGHPLIERLWTEQRWSVLPGAEDDEAFGERIRAALTRIAEAHPDQRVAVFTHGGVIGEVFAQASATPERFAFLGADNGSVSHLVIHGGRWIIRRFNDTSHLAMPLG
- a CDS encoding helix-turn-helix domain-containing protein translates to MYRESPPPAALPAAVRRLVRCGWESVEAGPKRIVPDGCVDLVAGGGEVFVAGPDTTAWTSVFPPGAPVRGLRFRPGAAAAALGVGADELRDSRVPLGRLWNRRGEALADRILSGADPGAELAAVLAEEVVSAQRLPDAEDPVVARMLAQLSATGRPGREQLAPAGRSERQVRRRFTLAVGYGPAVYRRVLRFQRAVALAPAAPSLAELAVAAGYADQPHLSRECRALTGLTPGAYFALRSGVSRRPVRPTRRAPWPRLVTLPPTPVAAQENARYPR
- a CDS encoding FGGY-family carbohydrate kinase, with the protein product MRPGPLLGIDIGTSSSKGVLVGADGTVLARASRPHSTSRPRPGWFEHDAETVWWAGFAELVRELLSGGAVPAGLAVSGIGPVLLPAGADGRPLRPAILYGIDTRASAEIAELTAELGEESIVERCGSALSSQAVGPKWRWLYRHEPEVAARTRQFLMASSYLVQRLTGEYVLDHHSASQCDPMYDLRTGDWAGDWAALVAPGIDLPRLAWPTDVAGTVTAAAAAETGLPAGLPVTCGTVDAWAEATSAGVREPGDTMIMYGTTMFLVQAVAEARRSPGLWATRGVFPGSYSLAAGMATSGAITDWLRGLFDGDFAELAAAAAKVPAGSRGLLMLPYFAGERTPVPDPAARGLIAGLTTAHGRAELYRAALEGTAYGVRHNLSSMGPSVRRLVAVGGGTQGRVWTGIVSDVTRMPQVLPTETIGACFGDAFLAAVAVGLEPDIETWNPVAETVPPDPARADRYDEFYAHYRALYPATADTAHFLARQQELAAE
- a CDS encoding NUDIX hydrolase, producing MTPIDALAWVHVRDRRLLSVRTTGKTKFYLPGGKREPGEGDVAGLCREIREELGVALDPLSFRFFALLDEQADGFADGRRVRMTCYTADHTGEPEPAAEIAEAAWLRAEDAGACPPAGQRVLRMLSEAGLVD
- a CDS encoding LacI family DNA-binding transcriptional regulator, coding for MATISDVAARAGVSTATVSRTLNGKSTVDPELAARVLAAAEELGYQPNGLARNLRRQETAVLALIISDVENPFFTSIARGVEDLAQISGYSVVLCNSDENEDKERQYLDVALQERVAGVLLSPTGPATNVTRLQRLGIPVVAVDRPLPGTGGDQVLVDTRRAAREAARHLVAAGYRRIACLTGPDGVRTADDRLAGYLDAIGRKNALYRRTEYRAEGARRAAGDLLDLPAPPDALLVANSTMTIGVLEALASRGLRAGRDVGIVSFDDAPWTTLVDPPLTVVAQPAYEIGRVAAQLLLARIADSTRAPVTTTLEAQLIERQSSHR
- a CDS encoding MmpS family transport accessory protein; its protein translation is MGVPGATRSTTARGEPGRLRPLGSVVVVVGVIAVAVTVAWYVMPKTAPGRAAPPAAAPVEPAVVHEITRTVVYELTGDDVAHNLTYVAEGGDLEQQVEVHLPWSATVQRSVPAGQAVFTSLVAQSTGSLACRIRVDGRVVAEKAVAGDGRQLSCTA
- a CDS encoding ABC transporter permease, yielding MNGAIGFGPALIAVLAVLALAGSAVVRFGQLGQGRAVLVAAVRAVAQLALVSLIITVILRSDWLTGLFVLAMFSIAAVTSAGRIGARRQLAWVALALAAGVVPVLALVLGAGVVPPKPIAVVPVAGIVIGGSMTATSQAARRALDELKLRHGEYEAALALGFLPRQAALEICRPSAGHALIPALDQTRTVGLVTLPGAYVGVLLGGAGPVQAGTTQVLVLISLLAAESVAVLVTVQLVAAGAIRRAEPRPQPSGMAR
- a CDS encoding RES family NAD+ phosphorylase; the protein is MARLPSPPARSALVKGLDRDHDVVAVQPETRLARIFTAHGNHPQQWNTFRYTGPLPHGRFDQQHPGRGSVPVTDPANGVLYFGLTVRTCVAEVFQTTSTVDRSTRGPRLVVVRPTRVLRLLDLTGLWPTRVGASQEISSGPKKTTQAWARAIRGAMPDLDGLWYRSSMDAGEPSLCLWDPPAGAALPIAPDVLLPLDHPGLDVPLGRVCEELNYTLIS